A window from Branchiostoma lanceolatum isolate klBraLanc5 chromosome 9, klBraLanc5.hap2, whole genome shotgun sequence encodes these proteins:
- the LOC136442549 gene encoding uncharacterized protein gives MAPNLRKRKRATASSTSTPANKRCESEETVVTKSTVRKLLGNQKKELSNLMGLQEKNFKSFIQTVMATTNRRIDDIVREVEEVKGSLQNSQKEIVDLKATSDVLDDKIFDLEGEILQLECNTSSKLPPSGYNQMKVEPVDCCCCEKSLKEKVMDYAEITDDSDVDARNGILEVFVKAVDDTIVRVIASKNAAVDKLIRKISEVRNVPIGEMLLFYGDHTLEYGQGKRLNDYSIEDQDNIYLRIHKMATQDDGSDIGQMMGYTADASDSDSSTLESSSSSSYLDLDISDIDT, from the exons ATGGCCCCGAACTTACGGAAGAGAAAACGTGCAACTGCGAGTTCTACTTCTACTCCTGCAAACAAACGTTGTGAGTCAGAAGAAACTGTCGTCACCAAGTCAACAGTGAGAAAACTTCTGGGCAACCAGAAGAAGGAATTAAGCAACCTAATGGGCCTCCAGGAGAAGAACTTCAAATCTTTTATTCAGACG GTAATGGCGACGACAAACAGGCGAATTGATGACATTGTTCGCGAGGTGGAGGAAGTCAAGGGAAGCCTGCAGAACTCGCAAAAGGAGATTGTGGACCTGAAGGCAACGTCTGACGTATTGGACGATAAAATCTTTGACCTTGAAGGAGAAATCCTTCAACTCGAATGCAACACGAGTTCGAAGCTGCCACCGTCAG GTTACAATCAAATGAAGGTCGAGCCTGTcgactgttgttgttgtgaaaaatCCCTGAAAGAGAAGGTCATGGATTATGCGGAGATCACCGATGATTCTGATGTGGACGCGAGAAACGGCATCTTGGAGGTTTTTGTCAAGGCAGTGGATGATACCATAGTTCGTGTCATTGCCAGCAAG AATGCCGCGGTGGACAAACTGATAAGAAAGATCAGTGAAGTGAGAAATGTGCCAATTGGGGAGATGCTTCTCTTCTATGGGGACCATACACTGGAGTATGGTCAAGGAAAACGTCTGAATGACTACAGTATTGAAGACCAGGACAACATCTACCTACGCATCCACAAG ATGGCGACCCAGGATGACGGTAGTGACATCGGGCAAATGATGGGCTACACCGCTGATGCTTCTGACAGTGACTCATCAACACTcgagtcatcatcatcatcatcatatcttgatCTTGACATCAGTGACATTGATACATGA